The DNA window GAAAGTTGTTAATTTTTATTCTAGAGAATAAAAAAAGAACTAGATTTTTCTAGTTCTTTTTTTATCTTAATTTTTATATTTTTTCCAATCTCCTGAAGCAATAGGAATTAAATTATTATACGAAAATTTCGGATTAGTTGTATTATAAACATAAACATCTAAAATTTCTATTTCACCAGTTTCTAAATTCTTAATCTCTTTTTTTATTTTATTATATTCATTATTAGGATTATTTTCACCAAAATAATTTTCCATATTATCAATAGCTTTTAAATCACAATTTTCAACGGTTATAATTTCTCCAATTACAATTCCATCTTCTTCTAATAGAGCAGGATATTCTTGATCCTTAATAGCATATAGTTTACCTATAACTTCACCTAGTTCAATTTTTTTAGCTGCACCATTTATATACTTATTGAAATTAAAAAATCCCTCTCTTAAGCTTCCATAAACAAAAATTTTCATAGTTATCCTCCTTATTAATAAAAATATTTATCCTTAAATGGTAGCACAGAATGGAAGGTTTGTCTAAAAAATATTTTTTGACATAAATCTGTAATAATTTTTTATTAAGATATATTTAAGAAAAAATTACTTAGAGAATTTAATTGAAGGAGAATTAAGAGATGAAGAGAATTTTATTAATAGGGATTTTAATTTTTAAAGGATTAGCTTTTGCTAATGAACAAGATATAAATTTTGATGAATTAAAGCAAAATTTAAAAATAGAACAACAAATAATTTTTGATGAAATTTTTGATTTAAATGAAAAATTAATAGATAGCTATAAAGTGGAATTAAAATATTTGAGTACTTCTGATTTTAGTTATAATGAAAAGGTAAAATTTTTAGAATTGAAAATTAAGGAGTTAGAAAAGGATAAAGATTCTGAAATTCAAAAGCTAAAAAAAGATTTAATTAAAAATCCAAAAAGATATAAAATTGGTAGTGAAGGAACTTCTTCCTTAATTTAGTATAAATCTTTGAATATAATTATTTTAAGAGGAGATGATAATATGAAAATTATAAGTGAAGTAGATATTATGGGTAGATGGGAAATTGCTATTGAAACAAATAATGAGCGAGAGCAAGATATTATAAAAGAGAAAATTGATGAGATTGGAGCAGAATTTATGGAGTCAGGTGTTTCTGAGATTATAGTTTATGCTACTGGTGCTCAAAAAATCAAGTTAATTAGCTTTGTTTCAAATAATGAAAAAATATAAAATTTAAAAGACTGAGAAATCAGTCTTTTTTTA is part of the Cetobacterium somerae genome and encodes:
- a CDS encoding gamma-glutamylcyclotransferase family protein, with translation MKIFVYGSLREGFFNFNKYINGAAKKIELGEVIGKLYAIKDQEYPALLEEDGIVIGEIITVENCDLKAIDNMENYFGENNPNNEYNKIKKEIKNLETGEIEILDVYVYNTTNPKFSYNNLIPIASGDWKKYKN